One segment of Aquimarina sp. BL5 DNA contains the following:
- a CDS encoding MarR family winged helix-turn-helix transcriptional regulator: MRVYELIKQLIDLVGEFVNERKSNDIHLKSFVNWVSKRMDQTSASENYTITGHSREAEIAAHIGRLSRYSNTYIKSALVDLPFTTDMDFAFTAILHRSGEIGKTDLIRKMVYDKSSGMEVIKRLLKNEIIEQFPNPDDKRSKLLRLTKKGEEYVIMAYGEASKAAKVVSGCLTENEQISLLNTLKKLDDFHLPIYLEEEKDLEIIREKYFL; the protein is encoded by the coding sequence ATGAGGGTTTACGAATTAATTAAGCAGTTGATAGATCTAGTAGGAGAGTTTGTAAATGAGCGAAAAAGCAATGATATACATCTAAAATCCTTTGTGAATTGGGTATCTAAGCGTATGGATCAAACTAGTGCTTCGGAAAATTATACTATTACGGGGCATAGTAGAGAAGCAGAAATAGCCGCACACATTGGTAGATTAAGTAGATATTCTAATACGTATATTAAATCGGCATTAGTTGATTTGCCATTTACTACTGATATGGATTTTGCTTTTACTGCTATTCTTCATCGATCGGGAGAGATAGGAAAAACGGATTTAATAAGAAAAATGGTGTATGATAAATCTTCTGGAATGGAGGTGATTAAGAGACTTCTCAAAAATGAAATCATAGAACAATTTCCAAATCCCGATGATAAAAGAAGTAAACTTTTGCGTCTTACAAAAAAAGGAGAAGAATATGTAATTATGGCATATGGTGAAGCAAGTAAAGCTGCGAAGGTAGTAAGTGGTTGCCTTACAGAAAATGAGCAGATATCATTATTGAATACTTTGAAAAAATTAGATGATTTTCATTTACCTATCTATCTGGAAGAAGAAAAGGATTTAGAAATAATTAGGGAGAAGTATTTTTTATAA
- a CDS encoding amidohydrolase — protein sequence MNTTLNIALIQSHLAWENPMQNRAVFKQKIKSIHNDTDLIVLPEMFNTGFTMNATEVAETMDGETISWLRKLAKEKDCAIAGSIIIKESEGYFNRFLFVRPDGNIEKYDKHQLFTLAKEEEVFTAGNEEVIILYKDWKIKPQVCYDLRFPVWARNTSGYDVLLYVASWPKPRVNAWDTLLKARAIENMSYCIGVNRVGLDGKGYEYSGHSAVYDVLGNSILQENPIEREAILYATLDKSHIENTRKKLPFLNDADNFQITPK from the coding sequence ATGAATACTACCTTAAACATTGCCTTAATCCAATCTCACTTAGCTTGGGAAAATCCAATGCAAAACAGAGCCGTCTTTAAACAAAAGATCAAGTCCATACATAATGATACAGATTTGATTGTTTTGCCAGAGATGTTTAATACCGGGTTTACGATGAACGCTACCGAAGTTGCTGAGACTATGGATGGTGAAACGATAAGTTGGTTAAGAAAATTAGCTAAAGAGAAAGATTGCGCTATTGCAGGAAGTATTATTATAAAAGAGAGCGAAGGGTATTTTAACCGTTTTCTTTTTGTAAGACCTGATGGAAACATTGAGAAATATGACAAGCATCAATTATTTACATTAGCTAAAGAGGAAGAAGTGTTTACAGCTGGTAATGAAGAAGTAATTATACTTTATAAAGACTGGAAAATTAAACCACAGGTTTGTTATGATCTTAGATTTCCGGTTTGGGCAAGAAATACGTCTGGATATGATGTATTGCTATATGTAGCTAGTTGGCCAAAGCCGCGAGTGAATGCCTGGGATACACTTCTAAAAGCAAGAGCTATTGAGAATATGTCATATTGTATTGGTGTCAATCGAGTAGGTCTCGATGGAAAAGGGTATGAATATAGTGGTCATTCTGCTGTTTATGATGTGTTGGGGAATTCTATTTTGCAAGAAAATCCAATCGAAAGAGAGGCAATATTATATGCTACTCTAGATAAATCCCATATCGAAAATACTCGTAAAAAATTGCCTTTTCTGAATGATGCAGACAACTTTCAGATTACTCCAAAATAA